Proteins from one Haloarchaeobius litoreus genomic window:
- the gltB gene encoding glutamate synthase large subunit, which yields MNQPQRVTPASRGLAEPDDERSNCGVGMVMDLGGGSDHSVVADGLELLENLEHRGTTGAEPNTGDGAGILLQTPQAFLADELPVDLPETYAVGSFFFPQAAEEREPMQELVETALADRGVDVLHWRDVPTDNEGLGQTALDSEPDVRHAVVAPAGSDTDAETFDRALYEARRVVEKTVDEAEFEGRERFYVCSLDRKTLVYKGLLTGEQLPNYYPDLRDERVASTFVMVHERFSTNTLGAWHLAHPYRGIVHNGEFNTIQGNVNWMRARETDLESAELDLDAVRPIIQDPDQSDTASVDNALELLTQTRDLPHALRMLVPEAWRGDDSMDPARKDFYDYHASLVEPWDGPALVCATDGDRVGAVLDRNGLRPCRYDVTTDDRLVMASEAGALSLDESEVAERGRLQPGQLFLADPQEGRVVPDDEVFDELADERYGDWVTEEQVSLADHADDDPRPTPADDDAASELRARQTVYGYTRDELDNLIEPMSKKGKDPVGSMGDDTPLSVLSDYNRPLFSYFKQLFAQVTNPPLDYIREELVTSLETRMGFQRNLLGESPDHARQLVADSPVLTDAELGVIRDLDGGEASGGIESHVVDITFSVDGDLESAVERVRADAAAAIEAGADVVVLSDRAGGADRLHVPSLLATGAVHHHLVRNGLRNHAGLVVESGDPRTVHHTATLVGYGADAINPYLAFRTIADVTKGPDGADLAAAIDAYIEAVEGGLLKTMAKMGISTVESYQGAQIFEAVGLDSDFVAEYFEGTENRTEGIGIEDIESDLRERHATAYDAEGAPALERSGEYENRSGGLHHQWNPGTVGTLQQSVRAGDYEGYGEFAELINDQNEQLQTLRGLLEFDSDRDPIPIEEVEPVSDIVERISTAAMSLGSLSPEAHENNAVAMNRLGGKANTGEGGEPPERFDTEKECSVKQVASGRFGVTATYLASADELQIKMAQGSKPGEGGHLPGEKVNEMIAHVRKSTAGVGLISPPPLHDIYSIEDLKQLIYDLKAASPDADINVKLVSEAGIGTIAAGVAKANADVIHISGHSGGTGASPRTSIKNAGLPWELGLAEANQTLRRTGLRDRVRLTADGGLKTGRDVAVAALLGAEEYIFGTAALVTGGCVMARQCHKNTCPVGVATQREDLRARYPGVPDHVINYVTFVVQELREIMAELGFETVDEMVGRVDCLTQQESDHPKAGKLDLSAVLADVGDGPRRKVREQDHELAGHLDYDLLEGAEPALDRGQPVGIATEVSNTDRTVGAILSNAIASEYGEAGLPDGTVNVSLRGTAGQSFGAFLASGVALHLVGGANDHVGKGLSGGRIAVETPADAGFDPAENVAVGNVALYGSTDGECYVNGMAGERFAVRNSGATAVVEGVGDHGCEYMTGGVVAVLGDTGKNFAAGMSGGIAYVLDEDDSLETDLNTGMVHLERDLDERDRTMLRRLVENHVAYTDSERGRALLEHWDAALDSFVKVMPDAYERVLTEEDAADVREELPESASAVAEAGATGFASSDD from the coding sequence ACAACGAGGGGCTCGGCCAGACCGCACTCGACTCCGAGCCGGACGTCCGGCACGCGGTCGTCGCCCCGGCCGGCTCCGACACCGACGCCGAAACGTTCGACCGAGCGCTCTACGAGGCACGACGCGTCGTCGAGAAGACCGTCGACGAGGCCGAGTTCGAGGGACGTGAGCGCTTCTACGTCTGCTCGCTCGACCGCAAGACGCTCGTCTACAAGGGGCTCCTGACCGGCGAACAGCTCCCGAACTACTACCCGGACCTGCGCGACGAGCGCGTCGCCTCGACGTTCGTCATGGTCCACGAGCGCTTCTCGACGAACACGCTCGGCGCGTGGCACCTCGCGCACCCCTATCGAGGAATCGTCCACAACGGCGAGTTCAACACCATCCAGGGCAACGTCAACTGGATGCGGGCCCGGGAGACGGACCTCGAATCGGCCGAACTGGACCTCGACGCCGTCCGACCCATCATCCAGGACCCGGACCAGTCCGACACCGCGAGCGTGGACAACGCACTCGAACTGCTCACCCAGACGCGGGACCTGCCCCACGCGCTGCGGATGCTCGTCCCCGAGGCGTGGCGCGGCGACGACTCGATGGACCCCGCCCGCAAGGACTTCTACGACTACCACGCGTCGCTGGTCGAGCCGTGGGACGGCCCCGCGCTGGTCTGTGCGACCGACGGCGACCGGGTCGGCGCGGTGCTCGACCGGAACGGACTGCGCCCCTGCCGCTACGACGTGACGACCGACGACCGGCTCGTGATGGCCAGCGAGGCCGGCGCGCTCTCCCTCGACGAGAGCGAGGTCGCAGAGCGCGGCCGCCTCCAGCCCGGCCAGCTGTTCCTCGCGGACCCCCAGGAGGGCCGCGTCGTCCCCGACGACGAGGTGTTCGACGAGCTCGCCGACGAGCGGTACGGCGACTGGGTCACCGAGGAGCAGGTCAGCCTCGCCGACCACGCCGACGACGACCCGCGGCCGACGCCCGCGGACGACGACGCCGCGAGCGAGCTGCGCGCCCGCCAGACCGTCTACGGCTACACCCGCGACGAACTCGACAACCTCATCGAGCCGATGAGCAAGAAGGGGAAAGACCCCGTCGGCTCGATGGGCGACGACACGCCGCTGTCGGTCCTCTCGGACTACAACCGGCCGCTGTTCTCGTACTTCAAGCAGCTGTTCGCGCAGGTGACGAACCCGCCGCTCGACTACATCCGCGAGGAGCTCGTCACCTCGCTGGAGACGCGGATGGGGTTCCAGCGCAACCTGCTCGGCGAGTCGCCCGACCACGCCCGCCAGCTCGTCGCCGACTCGCCCGTCCTCACCGACGCCGAACTCGGCGTGATTCGCGACCTCGACGGGGGCGAGGCGAGCGGTGGCATCGAGAGCCACGTCGTCGACATCACGTTCTCCGTCGACGGCGACCTCGAATCGGCCGTCGAACGCGTCCGTGCGGACGCCGCTGCCGCCATCGAGGCCGGCGCAGACGTGGTTGTGCTCTCCGACCGGGCAGGCGGTGCGGACCGGCTCCACGTCCCGAGCCTGCTGGCGACGGGCGCGGTCCACCACCACCTCGTGCGCAACGGCCTGCGGAACCACGCGGGTCTCGTCGTCGAGTCGGGCGACCCCCGCACCGTCCACCACACCGCGACGCTCGTCGGCTACGGCGCGGACGCCATCAACCCGTACCTCGCGTTCCGCACCATCGCCGACGTGACGAAGGGGCCCGACGGCGCGGACCTCGCCGCGGCCATCGACGCCTACATCGAGGCCGTGGAGGGTGGGCTGCTGAAGACGATGGCGAAGATGGGCATCTCGACGGTCGAGAGCTACCAGGGCGCACAGATATTCGAGGCCGTCGGGCTGGACTCCGACTTCGTCGCCGAGTACTTCGAGGGCACCGAGAACCGCACGGAGGGCATCGGCATCGAGGACATCGAGAGCGACCTGCGTGAGCGCCACGCGACCGCCTACGACGCCGAGGGCGCACCCGCCCTCGAACGCTCCGGCGAGTACGAGAACCGCTCGGGCGGCCTCCACCACCAGTGGAACCCGGGCACCGTCGGCACGCTCCAGCAGTCCGTACGGGCCGGCGACTACGAGGGCTACGGCGAGTTCGCCGAGCTCATCAACGACCAGAACGAGCAGCTCCAGACCCTGCGCGGGCTGCTGGAGTTCGACAGCGACCGCGACCCCATCCCCATCGAGGAGGTGGAGCCGGTTTCGGACATCGTCGAGCGCATCTCGACGGCCGCGATGAGCCTCGGGAGCCTCTCGCCGGAGGCCCACGAGAACAACGCCGTCGCCATGAACCGTCTCGGCGGCAAGGCTAACACCGGCGAGGGCGGCGAGCCCCCGGAGCGCTTCGACACCGAGAAGGAGTGCTCGGTCAAGCAGGTCGCCTCCGGCCGCTTCGGCGTCACCGCGACGTACCTCGCCAGCGCCGACGAGCTGCAGATCAAGATGGCACAGGGCAGCAAGCCGGGCGAGGGCGGCCACCTCCCCGGCGAGAAGGTCAACGAGATGATCGCCCACGTGCGCAAGTCGACCGCCGGCGTCGGGCTCATCTCGCCGCCGCCGCTGCACGACATCTACTCCATCGAGGACCTCAAGCAGCTCATCTACGACCTGAAGGCCGCCAGCCCGGACGCGGACATCAACGTCAAGCTCGTCTCCGAGGCGGGCATCGGCACCATCGCCGCCGGCGTCGCGAAGGCCAACGCCGACGTCATCCACATCTCCGGTCACTCGGGCGGCACCGGCGCGTCGCCGCGCACGTCCATCAAGAACGCCGGCCTGCCGTGGGAGCTCGGGCTCGCGGAGGCGAACCAGACGCTCCGGCGGACCGGTCTGCGCGACCGCGTGCGGCTCACCGCCGACGGCGGCCTGAAGACGGGTCGCGACGTGGCCGTCGCCGCGCTGCTCGGCGCGGAGGAGTACATCTTCGGCACCGCGGCACTCGTCACTGGCGGCTGTGTGATGGCCCGCCAGTGCCACAAGAACACCTGCCCGGTCGGCGTCGCCACCCAGCGCGAGGACCTCCGGGCGCGCTACCCCGGGGTCCCCGACCACGTCATCAACTACGTCACGTTCGTCGTCCAGGAGCTGCGCGAGATCATGGCCGAGCTCGGCTTCGAGACCGTCGACGAGATGGTCGGCCGGGTCGACTGCCTGACCCAGCAGGAGTCCGACCACCCGAAGGCCGGCAAGCTCGACCTCTCCGCCGTCCTCGCCGACGTCGGCGACGGCCCGCGCCGGAAGGTCCGCGAGCAGGACCACGAGCTGGCGGGTCACCTCGACTACGACCTGCTCGAAGGGGCCGAGCCCGCGCTCGACCGGGGCCAGCCCGTCGGCATCGCCACCGAGGTGTCGAACACCGACCGCACCGTCGGGGCCATCCTCTCGAACGCCATCGCGAGCGAGTACGGCGAGGCAGGCCTCCCCGACGGCACGGTCAACGTCTCGCTGCGGGGCACGGCCGGGCAGTCCTTCGGCGCGTTCCTCGCCTCGGGCGTCGCGCTCCACCTCGTCGGCGGCGCGAACGACCACGTCGGCAAGGGCCTCTCCGGCGGCCGCATAGCCGTCGAGACGCCGGCCGACGCCGGCTTCGACCCCGCCGAGAACGTCGCCGTCGGAAACGTCGCGCTGTACGGCTCGACCGACGGCGAGTGCTACGTCAACGGCATGGCCGGCGAGCGCTTCGCCGTCCGCAACTCCGGCGCGACCGCCGTCGTCGAGGGCGTCGGCGACCACGGCTGCGAGTACATGACCGGCGGCGTCGTCGCCGTCCTCGGCGACACCGGGAAGAACTTCGCCGCCGGCATGTCCGGCGGCATCGCCTACGTGCTCGACGAGGACGACTCGCTCGAAACCGACCTGAACACCGGGATGGTCCACCTCGAACGCGACCTCGACGAGCGCGACCGCACGATGCTCCGCCGGCTCGTCGAGAACCACGTCGCCTACACCGACTCCGAGCGCGGCCGCGCGCTCCTGGAGCACTGGGACGCCGCGCTCGACTCGTTCGTGAAGGTCATGCCCGACGCCTACGAGCGCGTGCTCACCGAGGAGGACGCCGCCGACGTGCGCGAGGAGCTGCCCGAGAGCGCCTCGGCCGTCGCGGAGGCGGGGGCGACCGGCTTCGCGTCGAGCGACGACTAG
- a CDS encoding endonuclease III domain-containing protein, translating into MSDDDREPDVNISGGADGGGVAAEFAPGEAATRAEAVVDRLGERYWQKTYGGKNGFECLVRTILSQNTSDVASQPAHDDLVARYGPVSELATNLADIGHDELAETISSAGLYNQKSEVIRDAAAWVLDEFGSTAAFDEFVAAGDPGEVRETLLSVSGVGPKTADCVLLFAGGRGGVFPVDTHVHRIARRMGLAPADADHEEVREALEDAVPAEKCGFGHTAMIQFGREYCTARRPACLDDPEACPLADLCDQVGVYPETGELVDPADAAEAD; encoded by the coding sequence ATGAGCGACGACGACCGGGAACCCGACGTCAACATCTCCGGCGGCGCCGACGGCGGTGGCGTCGCCGCCGAGTTCGCCCCCGGCGAGGCCGCGACCCGCGCCGAGGCCGTCGTCGACCGCCTCGGGGAACGGTACTGGCAGAAGACCTACGGCGGCAAGAACGGCTTCGAGTGTCTCGTCCGCACCATCCTCAGCCAGAACACCAGCGACGTGGCGAGCCAGCCCGCCCACGACGACCTCGTGGCACGGTACGGCCCAGTCTCCGAGCTCGCGACCAACCTCGCCGACATCGGCCACGACGAGCTCGCCGAGACCATCTCCTCGGCCGGACTGTACAACCAGAAGAGCGAGGTCATCCGCGACGCCGCCGCGTGGGTGCTCGACGAGTTCGGCTCCACCGCGGCGTTCGACGAGTTCGTCGCGGCCGGCGACCCCGGCGAGGTGCGCGAGACGCTGCTCTCGGTCTCCGGCGTCGGCCCGAAGACGGCGGACTGCGTGCTCCTCTTCGCCGGCGGGCGGGGAGGTGTCTTCCCCGTCGACACGCACGTCCACCGCATCGCCCGCCGGATGGGGCTCGCGCCAGCCGACGCCGACCACGAGGAAGTTCGGGAAGCGCTCGAGGACGCGGTGCCCGCCGAGAAATGTGGGTTTGGACATACGGCCATGATCCAGTTCGGCCGCGAGTACTGCACCGCACGACGGCCGGCGTGTCTGGACGACCCCGAGGCCTGCCCGCTCGCCGACCTGTGCGACCAGGTCGGCGTCTACCCCGAGACGGGCGAGCTCGTGGACCCGGCGGACGCGGCCGAGGCAGACTGA
- a CDS encoding glycosyl hydrolase 2 galactose-binding domain-containing protein, protein MSSQWEGGRVLADTVGGGPPAVRSWEPVSVPGRPARFAGADAVAYRLQFADPRSTPAQRALLEFQGLYGHARVWLNGELLGSHRAYFEPARFEFEPAAENELVVECHRPADGFGGVYETDHVRDALAVPGIWWGVHLRLRPPAFLRDLVVNPRLTEDGGAIDVAVSVDAAEPVAEPVTLSLRPEGFRGGGAMEREQVEAGPGDRITVTRTLTLREPSLWWPRNHGDQHRYVVRAKFRDHEITTTTALRTVDYSADGDADGGGLRVNGKRVRARGVNLLPSDEPLADFDRVDEAGFTLARLHAHVAPPELYEAADEAGVLVWQDCPLSGSVRVDPERGRAVARTLASTVDHHPSVALFGVHDDPETPFDARMGGGRMDRLRFRRRVGGGTDARETAEHIAGALPADRPVFPVCGQPGIGPDAAHLYPGWTFGGPDAVDWLCATVPELARVVTEFGAGSLTESGAEPTGLDRDIHDTVVGSADPAVSQATQARTLKRVAETLRLQGADVLAGFCLRDADAGGGMGVLDVDGEAKPAYDALATSLRPVVPVLREVPTPGSRVEARLLNDAPAQVEGTVRWSFDGPQGGDSGAGDAVSVAAPAFDSVAAGEVAVPADATAIELALETGTTAVVNRYRL, encoded by the coding sequence ATGTCGAGTCAGTGGGAGGGCGGTCGTGTGCTCGCCGACACGGTCGGGGGCGGGCCGCCCGCGGTGCGGTCGTGGGAGCCGGTCTCCGTGCCGGGGCGACCGGCGCGGTTCGCGGGCGCGGACGCGGTGGCGTACCGGCTCCAGTTCGCGGACCCCAGGTCGACGCCCGCACAGCGAGCCCTCCTCGAATTCCAGGGGCTGTACGGGCACGCTCGGGTGTGGCTGAACGGCGAGCTGCTCGGGAGCCACCGGGCGTACTTCGAACCGGCCAGATTCGAGTTCGAGCCGGCGGCCGAGAACGAACTGGTCGTCGAGTGCCACAGACCGGCGGACGGTTTCGGCGGGGTGTACGAGACCGACCACGTGCGCGACGCGCTCGCGGTGCCGGGCATCTGGTGGGGCGTGCATCTGCGCCTGCGCCCACCGGCGTTCCTGCGGGATCTGGTGGTCAACCCGCGGCTCACCGAGGACGGCGGCGCGATCGACGTGGCGGTGTCGGTGGACGCCGCGGAGCCGGTCGCGGAGCCGGTGACGCTGTCGCTGCGCCCGGAGGGGTTCCGCGGTGGCGGGGCGATGGAGCGCGAGCAGGTCGAGGCCGGGCCGGGCGACCGCATCACGGTGACGCGGACGCTGACGCTGCGCGAGCCGTCGCTGTGGTGGCCGCGGAACCACGGCGACCAGCACCGGTACGTCGTCCGCGCGAAGTTCCGCGACCACGAGATAACGACCACGACGGCGCTCCGGACGGTCGACTACAGCGCCGACGGTGACGCCGATGGCGGCGGCCTCCGTGTGAACGGGAAGCGGGTCCGGGCCCGTGGGGTGAACCTGCTCCCGAGCGACGAGCCGCTGGCGGACTTCGACCGCGTCGACGAGGCGGGGTTCACGCTCGCGCGGCTGCACGCCCACGTCGCGCCGCCGGAGCTGTACGAGGCGGCTGACGAGGCCGGGGTGCTGGTCTGGCAGGACTGCCCGCTCTCGGGCAGCGTGCGCGTGGACCCGGAGCGCGGACGGGCGGTCGCGCGGACGCTCGCGAGCACGGTCGACCACCACCCGTCGGTGGCGCTGTTCGGCGTCCACGACGACCCGGAGACGCCGTTCGATGCCCGGATGGGTGGCGGGCGGATGGACCGCCTGCGGTTCCGGCGGCGGGTCGGCGGGGGGACGGACGCACGAGAGACGGCCGAGCACATCGCGGGGGCGCTGCCCGCCGACCGGCCGGTGTTCCCGGTGTGTGGCCAGCCGGGCATCGGTCCCGACGCGGCGCACCTCTACCCGGGCTGGACGTTCGGTGGCCCCGACGCCGTGGACTGGCTCTGTGCGACCGTGCCGGAGCTGGCGCGGGTCGTCACCGAGTTCGGTGCGGGGTCGCTGACGGAGTCGGGGGCGGAGCCGACGGGGCTCGACCGCGATATCCACGACACCGTCGTCGGGAGCGCCGACCCGGCTGTCTCGCAGGCGACCCAGGCCCGGACGCTCAAGCGCGTGGCGGAGACGCTCCGGCTTCAGGGGGCGGACGTGCTCGCCGGATTCTGTCTGCGCGACGCCGACGCCGGTGGCGGGATGGGTGTGCTGGACGTGGACGGCGAGGCGAAGCCAGCCTACGACGCGCTGGCGACCTCGCTGCGGCCAGTGGTGCCGGTGCTCCGCGAGGTGCCCACGCCGGGGAGTCGGGTGGAGGCACGACTGCTCAACGACGCGCCGGCGCAGGTCGAGGGGACGGTCCGCTGGTCGTTCGACGGTCCGCAAGGTGGCGATTCCGGGGCGGGTGACGCGGTGTCGGTCGCGGCACCGGCGTTCGACAGTGTCGCCGCCGGAGAGGTGGCGGTGCCTGCCGACGCGACGGCTATCGAGCTCGCGCTCGAAACCGGAACTACGGCCGTAGTAAATCGATATCGTTTATAA
- a CDS encoding GNAT family N-acetyltransferase, with product MNVDPVTLDGDYVRLEPLSADEHLQDLIAAGSDEGVFRWFGAQHAGPEAMHRFVTDALDARRKGTALPFATVRQDTGEAIGSTRFGNIRRENRCVEIGWTWLTPDEQRTPANTEAKLLQLRHAFEQWDCVRVEFETAAANEPARAALSRIGAVEEGILRKHMLVQGEPQDSAFYSIIDSEWPDVERDLESKLDR from the coding sequence GTGAACGTCGACCCAGTCACGCTCGACGGCGACTACGTACGGCTGGAGCCGCTGTCCGCCGACGAGCACCTGCAGGACCTGATTGCTGCCGGGAGCGACGAAGGGGTTTTCCGGTGGTTCGGGGCACAGCACGCAGGACCAGAGGCGATGCACAGGTTCGTCACGGACGCGCTCGATGCCAGACGGAAGGGGACCGCGCTCCCGTTCGCGACCGTGCGCCAGGACACCGGTGAGGCCATCGGCTCGACCCGCTTCGGGAACATCCGACGCGAGAACCGGTGCGTGGAGATCGGCTGGACGTGGCTCACCCCCGACGAGCAGCGGACGCCGGCCAACACCGAGGCGAAGCTCCTGCAACTGCGGCACGCGTTCGAGCAGTGGGACTGCGTCCGCGTCGAGTTCGAGACCGCTGCCGCGAACGAACCGGCGCGAGCGGCGCTCTCCCGAATCGGTGCCGTCGAGGAGGGCATCCTCCGCAAGCACATGCTCGTGCAGGGCGAGCCGCAGGACAGCGCCTTCTACAGCATCATCGACTCGGAGTGGCCCGACGTTGAGCGCGACCTGGAGTCGAAGCTCGACCGGTGA
- a CDS encoding DUF2391 domain-containing protein has translation MSDSDAESVPAGDGGADGPPDMGDLYDELEALAATVDDPEEQERVASAMRTAAAVESEGVFGRVVQGFGRGDLAEVLLGSALFGIPMLVEGGTTEVGEYMTAHPVYVAGTLAFTVALVVGILYVSDIQDVRVTDAYLGVVPRRLVGVLGGSFVFAITAMTAWGRVVWSDPELAFASVTIAWVPMAIGAALGDILPGT, from the coding sequence ATGAGCGATTCAGACGCGGAGTCGGTGCCAGCGGGCGACGGTGGTGCGGACGGGCCGCCGGACATGGGCGACCTCTACGACGAACTGGAGGCGCTCGCGGCGACGGTGGACGACCCGGAGGAACAGGAACGGGTCGCGTCGGCGATGCGGACCGCCGCCGCAGTCGAGTCCGAGGGCGTGTTCGGGCGGGTCGTACAGGGGTTCGGGCGCGGCGACCTCGCCGAGGTGCTGCTCGGCAGCGCCCTCTTCGGCATCCCGATGCTCGTGGAAGGTGGCACCACGGAGGTCGGCGAGTACATGACAGCGCACCCGGTGTACGTCGCGGGGACGCTCGCGTTCACAGTCGCACTCGTCGTCGGCATCCTCTACGTGAGCGACATCCAGGACGTGCGCGTCACCGACGCATATCTGGGCGTGGTCCCGCGACGGCTCGTGGGGGTCCTCGGTGGGTCGTTCGTGTTCGCCATCACGGCGATGACCGCGTGGGGACGCGTCGTCTGGAGCGACCCGGAACTCGCGTTCGCGTCTGTCACCATCGCGTGGGTGCCGATGGCCATCGGGGCGGCGCTGGGCGACATCCTCCCCGGAACGTGA
- a CDS encoding DUF371 domain-containing protein codes for MEEVIHARGHENVTAEHASTFEVTTDDYLTPAGDCILAVDADRAPADFADGFVAACREPGATITCTVEADGHTDTAVGVGHPDLEFESERSMVGRTSDYVDDRTVMLASSISAEGFDRELVAALADGADVTVTLAVE; via the coding sequence ATGGAGGAGGTCATCCACGCCCGCGGCCACGAGAACGTCACCGCCGAGCACGCCAGCACGTTCGAGGTGACGACCGACGACTACCTCACGCCGGCGGGCGACTGCATCCTCGCCGTCGACGCCGACCGCGCCCCCGCCGACTTCGCCGACGGCTTCGTCGCAGCCTGCCGCGAACCCGGCGCGACCATCACCTGCACCGTCGAGGCGGACGGGCACACGGACACCGCCGTCGGCGTCGGCCACCCCGACCTCGAGTTCGAGAGCGAGCGCAGCATGGTCGGGCGTACCTCCGACTACGTCGACGACCGGACCGTCATGCTCGCGAGCAGCATCTCGGCCGAGGGCTTCGACCGCGAGCTCGTCGCCGCGCTGGCCGACGGTGCCGACGTGACCGTGACGCTGGCCGTGGAGTGA
- a CDS encoding NAD-dependent epimerase/dehydratase family protein → METALIIGGTRFIGRHAVEEFLDHGYEVTVFNRGNHDNPFESDDRVAHVQGDRTDDAELAGAAREVEPDVVVDCVAYYPRDVRTACRIFDDVDAYVYISSGSAYGAEVMPKREDETPLCDCTAEQAKDDSHESYGPRKAEGDRAVFAAAEDGVNAMAVRPCIVYGPHDYTERLDFWIDRVRNDDRVVVPGDGTNVWHRAYVEDVASALRVVAEAGDPGEAYNVGDRRMVTLEEMVELIADALDTEVEVVHASERELSIGDLSLDDYVLYRDYPHVLDTNKLAALGWESTPVDEAMQAAVDDHLDSDRDGSEHDPGRENEERVLGVLDTL, encoded by the coding sequence ATGGAGACGGCACTCATCATCGGCGGGACGCGGTTCATCGGTCGCCACGCGGTCGAGGAGTTCCTCGACCACGGCTACGAGGTCACGGTGTTCAATCGGGGGAACCACGACAACCCCTTCGAGTCGGACGACCGCGTCGCCCACGTGCAGGGCGACCGCACCGACGACGCCGAGCTCGCCGGCGCGGCGCGCGAGGTCGAACCGGACGTCGTCGTGGACTGCGTGGCGTACTACCCGCGGGACGTCCGCACGGCGTGTCGGATCTTCGACGACGTGGACGCCTACGTCTACATCTCCTCGGGGTCGGCCTACGGCGCGGAGGTCATGCCGAAGCGCGAGGACGAGACGCCGCTCTGTGACTGCACCGCGGAGCAGGCGAAAGACGACTCGCACGAGAGCTACGGCCCGCGGAAGGCCGAAGGCGACCGGGCGGTGTTCGCGGCCGCCGAGGACGGTGTGAACGCGATGGCCGTCCGGCCCTGCATCGTCTACGGACCCCACGACTACACGGAGCGGCTGGACTTCTGGATCGACCGCGTGCGGAACGACGACCGGGTCGTCGTCCCCGGCGACGGGACGAACGTCTGGCACCGGGCGTACGTCGAGGACGTGGCGAGCGCGCTCCGGGTCGTCGCCGAGGCTGGCGACCCCGGCGAGGCGTACAACGTCGGCGACCGCCGGATGGTGACGCTGGAGGAGATGGTCGAGCTCATCGCGGACGCACTGGACACGGAGGTCGAGGTCGTCCACGCCTCCGAGCGCGAGCTCTCCATCGGCGACCTCTCGCTCGACGACTACGTCCTCTACCGCGACTACCCGCACGTGCTCGACACGAACAAGCTCGCCGCGCTGGGCTGGGAGTCGACGCCCGTCGACGAGGCGATGCAGGCGGCCGTCGACGACCATCTCGACTCCGACCGGGACGGGAGCGAGCACGACCCCGGCCGCGAGAACGAGGAGCGCGTGCTCGGCGTGCTGGACACGCTGTAG
- a CDS encoding coiled-coil protein, whose product MAESIETSKNVELTEDDLQNKSKGQLIKLAGQLRDRRNDLNQMASERASERDDLNAKTREKVDEAQEHREKRDELNELVQEHKQKRNELNAEANELFDKVEEMKSDLELDDGKDLEQLESEIEDLEFKQQTEVLSSEEEKELIEKIEAKREEYQSRKEKMGDNDGLDDLVEEAEEVRSEASTHHQKVTELADKAQEHHNQMIEAYREADDIRDEADDMHEKFVEAQEAADRHHEDFVRVQKRLRELDKQEEEQKQSSRDQKRKEAEEEAEEIYQRFKEGETLDTEDLMKLQKAGRL is encoded by the coding sequence ATGGCAGAATCGATAGAGACATCCAAGAACGTAGAACTCACCGAAGACGACCTGCAGAACAAATCCAAAGGACAGCTTATCAAGCTCGCAGGACAGCTTCGGGACCGACGTAACGACCTCAACCAGATGGCTTCTGAGCGCGCCTCCGAGCGCGACGACCTCAACGCGAAGACTCGCGAGAAGGTCGACGAGGCACAGGAGCACCGCGAGAAGCGCGACGAGCTCAACGAGCTGGTTCAGGAACACAAGCAGAAGCGCAACGAGCTGAACGCCGAGGCCAACGAGCTCTTCGACAAGGTCGAGGAGATGAAGTCTGACCTCGAGCTCGACGACGGCAAGGACCTCGAACAGCTCGAGAGCGAGATCGAGGACCTCGAGTTCAAGCAGCAGACCGAGGTGCTCTCGTCCGAGGAGGAGAAGGAGCTCATCGAGAAGATCGAGGCCAAGCGCGAGGAGTACCAGTCGCGCAAGGAGAAGATGGGCGACAACGACGGCCTCGACGACCTCGTCGAGGAGGCCGAGGAGGTCCGTTCCGAGGCGTCAACCCACCACCAGAAGGTCACGGAGCTCGCCGACAAGGCCCAGGAGCACCACAACCAGATGATCGAGGCCTACCGCGAGGCCGACGACATCCGTGACGAGGCCGACGACATGCACGAGAAGTTCGTCGAGGCCCAGGAGGCGGCCGACCGCCACCACGAGGACTTCGTCCGCGTCCAGAAGCGGCTCCGGGAGCTGGACAAGCAGGAGGAAGAGCAGAAGCAGTCCAGCCGTGACCAGAAGCGCAAGGAGGCCGAGGAGGAGGCCGAGGAGATCTACCAGCGCTTCAAGGAGGGCGAGACCCTCGACACCGAGGACCTGATGAAGCTGCAGAAGGCGGGTCGTCTCTGA